A genomic window from Lotus japonicus ecotype B-129 chromosome 1, LjGifu_v1.2 includes:
- the LOC130744617 gene encoding uncharacterized protein LOC130744617 — translation MEKAQNLLAEWKEAQEHHAPCVQEKRPQQWSAPSQGRIKINVDAGWSGPHSTGLGFVARDHRGIIMLAGICLEAQRLDPLIAEAMALRWSLHTALEVGLDSVIFELDSLSVVKATRTNSSLWTIQNLMQDCIYLASLFTSISFNHVSRNANVPAHTLASLACSYNTKLWWDVPPPEIEHALFVDAALSD, via the coding sequence ATGGAAAAAGCCCAGAACCTGCTGGCGGAGTGGAAAGAAGCTCAAGAACACCATGCTCCATGCGTACAAGAGAAAAGGCCACAACAATGGAGTGCACCAAGCCAAGggagaattaaaattaatgtaGATGCTGGGTGGTCGGGACCACACTCTACAGGGCTCGGTTTTGTAGCAAGGGACCACAGAGGAATCATAATGCTCGCTGGAATCTGCCTGGAAGCTCAACGCTTGGATCCCCTTATTGCTGAAGCTATGGCTCTTCGCTGGAGCCTACACACAGCCTTGGAAGTGGGTTTAGATAGTGTGATCTTTGAATTGGACTCTCTCTCTGTGGTCAAAGCAACGAGAACCAATTCAAGCCTTTGGACTATCCAAAACCTTATGCAGGATTGTATCTATCTAGCTAGTCTATTTACCTCTATTTCCTTCAATCATGTATCCCGTAATGCAAATGTACCTGCTCATACTCTTGCTTCTTTGGCCTGCTCTTATAATACCAAGTTGTGGTGGGATGTTCCACCTCCTGAAATAGAGCATGCCCTCTTTGTAGATGCTGCTTTGTCTGATTAA
- the LOC130745383 gene encoding AAA-ATPase At2g46620-like, with product MFFSMISSILFILFSSFLILRFFRKTSALQILKQWWFAFETRLHVHQSFKIPLHNQNSQENQLHRKILTYLDSLPSVQDADFTNLFSGPNPSDIFLHLDANQTVHDTFLGAKLSWTNHAGDSLVLRIKKKDKRRIFRQYFQHILSVVEEIEQRKNKETRLFLNSGAGEISRWRSVPFTHPASFETVAMDAELKNKVKSDLEQFVKSKQYYHRLGRVWKRSYLLYGASGTGKSSFVAAMAKFLNYDVYDIDASKVIDGADWKMLLMQTTPKSMIVVEDLDRLIAAGKSATAATTVSISSVLNFMDGIVSCCGEERLMVFTMNGTKDEVDQTVLRPGRVDVHIHFPLCDFSTFKILAGSYLGLKEHKLFPQVEEVLQTGARLSPAEVGEIMISNRNSPSRALKTVITALQVQNNGIAGQRLSHSGSGRGSDDESIPVICRESVHTVREFRKLYGLLRLGSRRKDKEDSSVHSASGPIERSTTG from the coding sequence ATGTTTTTCTCCATGATCTCTTCCATTCTCTTCATCCTCTTCTCCTCTTTTCTAATCCTCCGTTTCTTCCGTAAAACCTCTGCTCTTCAAATCCTTAAACAATGGTGGTTCGCCTTCGAAACCCGCCTCCACGTCCACCAATCCTTCAAAATCCCCCTCCACAACCAAAATTCCCAGGAAAATCAACTCCACCGGAAAATCCTCACATACCTCGACTCTCTCCCTTCCGTTCAGGACGCCGATTTCACCAACCTCTTCTCCGGTCCAAACCCCTCTGACATCTTCCTCCACCTCGACGCCAACCAAACCGTCCACGACACCTTCCTCGGCGCCAAGCTCTCCTGGACTAACCACGCCGGAGATTCCCTAGTGCTCAGAATCAAGAAGAAGGACAAGCGCAGAATTTTCCGGCAGTATTTTCAGCATATTCTATCTGTGGTGGAGGAAATTGAGCAGAGGAAGAATAAAGAGACAAGGCTGTTTTTAAACTCCGGCGCCGGCGAGATCTCACGGTGGCGGTCGGTTCCTTTCACGCATCCGGCGAGCTTCGAGACGGTTGCGATGGACGCGGAGCTGAAGAACAAGGTGAAATCCGATCTGGAACAGTTTGTGAAGTCGAAGCAATACTACCACCGGTTAGGGCGCGTTTGGAAGCGGAGCTACCTTCTCTACGGCGCGTCCGGTACGGGGAAGTCCAGCTTCGTCGCCGCCATGGCGAAGTTTCTGAACTACGATGTGTATGATATCGACGCATCGAAGGTGATCGACGGCGCTGATTGGAAGATGCTGCTGATGCAAACGACGCCGAAGTCGATGATCGTGGTGGAGGATCTCGACCGCCTGATCGCGGCGGGGAAATCAGCAACGGCGGCGACGACGGTGAGTATATCCAGCGTGTTGAATTTCATGGACGGGATTGTTTCATGCTGCGGCGAGGAGCGTTTGATGGTGTTCACGATGAATGGGACTAAAGATGAGGTGGATCAAACGGTTCTCCGGCCAGGGAGGGTTGATGTTCACATACACTTTCCCTTATGTGATTTCTCCACTTTCAAGATCTTGGCAGGTAGTTATTTGGGGCTGAAGGAACACAAGCTGTTCCCTCAGGTGGAGGAGGTTTTGCAAACCGGGGCCCGGCTCAGTCCGGCGGAGGTCGGTGAGATTATGATATCTAACCGAAATTCGCCGAGTCGGGCCCTGAAAACCGTTATAACGGCTTTACAAGTGCAAAACAACGGTATAGCGGGTCAACGGTTGAGCCATAGCGGGTCGGGTCGGGGCTCCGATGACGAGTCGATTCCGGTTATATGTAGGGAAAGTGTTCACACGGTGAGGGAGTTTCGGAAACTGTATGGGCTTCTCCGTTTAGGAAGTAGGAGGAAGGATAAGGAGGATTCCTCCGTCCATTCAGCCTCAGGTCCCATAGAAAGAAGCACCACGGGTTGA
- the LOC130745378 gene encoding rhodanese-like domain-containing protein 14, chloroplastic: protein MAAFTSVSLQYSSTSSLQSLVPSLEGTREPNSWGVRERSCKTTTGQRLHSQKIARGLTIQSAATKTAKTPAEEDWKIKRELLLQKRVRSVDAKEAFRLQKENNFVILDVRPEAEFKEAHPPDAINVQIYRLIKEWTAWDIARRAAFAFFGIFAGTEENPEFIQSVEAKLNKNAKIIVACSSGGTMKPTQNLPEGQQSRSLIAAYLLVLNGYTNVFHLEGGLYSWFKEDLPSVSEE, encoded by the exons ATGGCAGCTTTTACCTCAGTTAGCCTACAGTACTCATCTACCTCATCTTTACAATCCTTGGTACCTTCTTTAGAAGGTACACGAGAGCCTAACTCATGGGGTGTGAGAGAACGATCATGCAAAACAACTACAGGTCAAAGGTTACACTCACAGAAAATTGCAAGGGGGTTAACAATCCAGAGTGCAGCAACAAAAACAGCTAAGACGCCAG CTGAAGAAGACTGGAAGATTAAGCGAGAATTACTGCTGCAAAAAAGG GTAAGAAGTGTGGATGCCAAGGAAGCTTTCCGCCTTcagaaagaaaataattttgttaTTCTTGATGTAAGGCCTGAAGCAGAGTTCAAAGAG GCTCATCCTCCAGATGCTATCAATGTGCAAATATATAGGCTTATAAAAGAGTGGACAGCATGGGACATTGCCAGACGTGCTGCATTTGCATTTTTTGGTATTTTTGCTGGCACGGAAGAGAACCCCGAGTTCATCCAGT CTGTTGaagcaaaattaaataaaaatgccaAGATAATAGTAGCATGCTCTTCAGGGGGTACAATGAAGCCAACACAAAATCTGCCAGAAGGTCAacaatcaag GTCTCTTATAGCAGCTTACTTGCTGGTCCTCAACGGTTATACCAATGTCTTCCATCTAGAAGGTGGTCTTTACTCATGGTTTAAAGAGGATCTGCCAAGTGTTTCAGAGGAGTGA
- the LOC130745361 gene encoding uncharacterized protein LOC130745361 isoform X2 has product MVTALKAWHTTFTFHKPLFASLHSISASLFSTHVAKRVGTHSGTFHCDEALACSLLRLSKHFSGADIVRTRDPKLLKSLDAVVDVGGVYDPLRHRYDHHQRGFDQVFGHGFTTKLSSAGLVYKHFGLEIIAKVLQLDEVHPHVHQLYPAIYRNFIEAIDAVDNGVNQYDVNEPPKYVINTCLPSRIKRLNLDWRDSDQSSDKENQAFHQAMALAGGEFLESLNYYAKSWLPARSIVMECIAARETVDSSGEIIKLSQSCPWKLHIHELEEEMKINPSIKYVLYPDDRSENWRLQAVAISPVRFESRKPLPYLWRGLENDKLSEIDGIPENKKCMHSRNS; this is encoded by the exons ATGGTCACAGCTCTGAAAGCGTGGCACACCACGTTCACGTTCCACAAGCCTCTCTTTGCATCCCTTCACAGCATTTCAGCGTCATTGTTCTCCACGCACGTCGCTAAGCGCGTGGGAACCCACAGCGGAACCTTCCACTGCGACGAAGCCCTCGCTTGCTCCCTGCTCCGCCTCTCCAAACACTTCTCCGGCGCCGACATCGTCAGAACGAGGGACCCGAAGCTTCTCAAATCTCTCGACGCGGTGGTCGACGTCGGAGGCGTCTACGACCCGCTTCGACACCGTTACGACCATCACCAAAGGGGTTTCGACCAAGTTTTCGGCCATGGCTTCACCACTAAGCTCAGTAGCGCTGGCCTTGTCTACAAG CATTTTGGTTTGGAGATAATTGCAAAGGTGCTTCAGCTTGATGAAGTTCATCCTCATGTTCATCAGTTATATCCAGCTATATACAGAAACTTTATAGAG GCAATTGATGCTGTGGATAATGGAGTGAATCAATATGATGTGAATGAACCTCCAAAATATGTGATCAATACATGCTTGCCATCGAGAATTAAACGGTTGAATTTGGACTGGAGGGATTCGGACCAGTCGTCTGATAAGGAAAATCAGGCCTTTCATCAGGCAATGGCTCTGGCTGGTGGTGAATTTTTGGAG AGTTTGAATTATTATGCAAAATCATGGTTACCGGCGCGGTCGATTGTTATGGAGTGTATTGCAGCAAGAGAGACTGTTGATTCTAGTGGAGAAATAATAAAGCTAAGTCAATCTTGTCCG TGGAAACTTCACATACATGAGCTTGAGGAGGAAATGAAAATCAATCCTTCCATCAAATATGTTCTTTACCCG GATGATAGGAGTGAGAATTGGCGACTGCAGGCAGTGGCAATTTCACCTGTCAGATTTGAGAGCAGAAAACCATTACCATATCTTTGGAGGGGTTTGGAAAATGACAAGCTCTCTGAGATTGATGGAATCCCAG AAAACAAGAAATGCATGCATTCAAGAAATTCATGA
- the LOC130745361 gene encoding uncharacterized protein LOC130745361 isoform X1, whose product MVTALKAWHTTFTFHKPLFASLHSISASLFSTHVAKRVGTHSGTFHCDEALACSLLRLSKHFSGADIVRTRDPKLLKSLDAVVDVGGVYDPLRHRYDHHQRGFDQVFGHGFTTKLSSAGLVYKHFGLEIIAKVLQLDEVHPHVHQLYPAIYRNFIEAIDAVDNGVNQYDVNEPPKYVINTCLPSRIKRLNLDWRDSDQSSDKENQAFHQAMALAGGEFLESLNYYAKSWLPARSIVMECIAARETVDSSGEIIKLSQSCPWKLHIHELEEEMKINPSIKYVLYPDDRSENWRLQAVAISPVRFESRKPLPYLWRGLENDKLSEIDGIPGCTFVHMSGFIGGNRSYDGALAMARASLKA is encoded by the exons ATGGTCACAGCTCTGAAAGCGTGGCACACCACGTTCACGTTCCACAAGCCTCTCTTTGCATCCCTTCACAGCATTTCAGCGTCATTGTTCTCCACGCACGTCGCTAAGCGCGTGGGAACCCACAGCGGAACCTTCCACTGCGACGAAGCCCTCGCTTGCTCCCTGCTCCGCCTCTCCAAACACTTCTCCGGCGCCGACATCGTCAGAACGAGGGACCCGAAGCTTCTCAAATCTCTCGACGCGGTGGTCGACGTCGGAGGCGTCTACGACCCGCTTCGACACCGTTACGACCATCACCAAAGGGGTTTCGACCAAGTTTTCGGCCATGGCTTCACCACTAAGCTCAGTAGCGCTGGCCTTGTCTACAAG CATTTTGGTTTGGAGATAATTGCAAAGGTGCTTCAGCTTGATGAAGTTCATCCTCATGTTCATCAGTTATATCCAGCTATATACAGAAACTTTATAGAG GCAATTGATGCTGTGGATAATGGAGTGAATCAATATGATGTGAATGAACCTCCAAAATATGTGATCAATACATGCTTGCCATCGAGAATTAAACGGTTGAATTTGGACTGGAGGGATTCGGACCAGTCGTCTGATAAGGAAAATCAGGCCTTTCATCAGGCAATGGCTCTGGCTGGTGGTGAATTTTTGGAG AGTTTGAATTATTATGCAAAATCATGGTTACCGGCGCGGTCGATTGTTATGGAGTGTATTGCAGCAAGAGAGACTGTTGATTCTAGTGGAGAAATAATAAAGCTAAGTCAATCTTGTCCG TGGAAACTTCACATACATGAGCTTGAGGAGGAAATGAAAATCAATCCTTCCATCAAATATGTTCTTTACCCG GATGATAGGAGTGAGAATTGGCGACTGCAGGCAGTGGCAATTTCACCTGTCAGATTTGAGAGCAGAAAACCATTACCATATCTTTGGAGGGGTTTGGAAAATGACAAGCTCTCTGAGATTGATGGAATCCCAGGTTGTACTTTTGTGCACATGAGTGGTTTTATTGGAGGAAATCGAAGTTATGACGGTGCTCTAGCCATGGCAAGAGCATCTTTAAAGGCCTAG